The Desulfonatronum lacustre DSM 10312 region CCCTGGCGAGCAGGTTCAGCATCTCCACGTGGCTCGGAGAACGTTCCAAACCGTCCAGGGACTTGCGCACAGAGCGGGCGAACGCACCAATGTCGTTCACCCCGAAAGGCAATGGATTTTTTGACATGACATCCTCGCTGACGCGCCTTGCTCAACGTCTTGAGTGCCGGTGGTCGCCGACTTCCGACTCGGCGCGCTGCATAGGTGTCGAGTTTTTGGAAGGATGGATGGCGGGTTTAGCTCCCCAAAAGGGGCGGCGACGCCTGGGTGAACCGCCGACCAGTGGGGAGAAGTACACCCATCCACCATGCCACGCAAGAGCAGGGCCGAACAGGCAATCATATGGGACGATGCCGCCGACGAAGCTCTTGATATGTACTTCAAACGTCGCAACTCCTGATAGACGAACGTTTCCAGAATCCTCCCGAACAGTGAACGGTCCGCCCACAGCGCATCCCCGCTCAAACCCAGCAGTGCGCAGGACAGGCCCAACTTGTCGTCTGATTGTCGATATCCTCATTGGTGGCTATGAATGGGCAACGAAGGGGAGTGTGACCTTACTGCAGAGCCTTTCTCATCATCGAGTTCGAATCAAGTTGACATGGATATGACTCAGAGTACATCAAGCCGAAAAGGGATTGATCCTCACATGCGACAAACACGAGGAATATGACAAAAGCAGAGAGACCGAACGGGTCAGAGAAAAAAATCATCATTATCGCAGGCCCCAATGGAGCGGGAAAGGGTGGCCACAATATTCCGGAAGCTATAATCCGTCGTCGTTATGAAGCAGGCTGGCGGTATTTTCGCGATTTATACCGTGACCGCGTAGACTTCTGGCAGTTTTTTGATCATTCCAGAGATGTGCCGGTCTTGTTGGAGGAAAAAATATGACGGAGCAACAAGCCCCTCGGGACCAGGATATGCTGCATACGGCTGCAGCACTGAAACGGGCTGCGAAAAAAGCTCGTGAACTGGCGCTGCGGACACAAACCCCTTTGGTTGTCTATCGTGACGGCAAGGTGGAAAAACAGATGATTGTTCGGGAGGAGCCGCCATCATGAGAAGGCAATCGGGGGATTGGTCAGGTCTGAAGTTCCTTTGACACCGGCAGGAGAGGCAATAGGGGACATCCTTGGTAAGAAAGTCAAGGGGGAAGACGGAGTTTCCCCGATCATCCCGGGTTGAGTAAACCGCGTGGTAGGGGTCAGGTCTTGTAATTTAATATTTTGACAACACGAGGCGCGTTGGTGCGCTTGTCGGCAGGCAAGTCGCGGCGGGCGGGACGGCGAGGGCGCTGCGCCGTATCGTCGGGCAAACGGCTCGTCAATGTCCTCCTCATGGCCATTCCTCCAAACATTACGCAGGCGTCAGGATGCGCAGCGAGCCGGGGTGCAACTCGCCACAGCCAACAATCCCGCGCATTATGCGTAACCGCCTCAACGGACTGCTAACGTCCATAGCCCGCCCCCGTTACGGATTGATCGGCCTGTTGTTGATATGTCACGCCGAAGATGGTGTCGCCCAGCCATTTCTTGAACGACGGGTTGTCGCTGAACTGTTTGAACAGTTCGGTGTGGTCGGACAAGAGGTCGATCATGACGCGTTGCAGCGCGGCGTCGTGTTCGATCCGGGCGGTCTTCTTGTCGTTGTTCTTCATGGCGTTCTGGTAGGCCGAATCCGCGGCTACCTTGGCCGGGATCTCCTCGGCGATGACCTTGCGGATCTTGTCGCCGTCCTTCCAATCGATATTGCCGAACTGGTCGTTGAACGTCTTGATGATGTTGCTCAGTTGGTCCAGCACCGGTTCCGGCTTGCGGCTTGAGCAGCAGGTCGGCCTTGAGCTGCTGCTGCCTGGCGCGGTTTTTCAGGTCGCGCAGCGTAAATGGCGAGACGTTGTAAAAGGCCTCGCCGGAAGCCTGGCAAAGCGCGGCGTGTTGGTTGGCGATTCCGGCTCCGTCGAGCTGTTTCTTCATGCCGAGGACTTTTTCCTTGCTCGGCTCCAAAAGCGCGTCGAGACGGCGGATGACCGTCATCGGCAGGATCACGTCACGGTACTTGCCGCGCACATAGACATCGCGCAACACGTCGTCGGCGATGCCCCAGATAAAATTCACGATGCTGTTATGGATCACATGGTTCATGGCCCGTCGTTGCTCCTTCGGGTTTTTTGAACAGCCTGCAGAATCTGGCTTTTCAACACACTGTCATGCTCCACGGACGCTTTGCTTGTTGCCACGTTCGCCAGAGGCGAAACGGGAGAGACTGGACGAATCTCTCCCAGGCTAAAAATTTTCTCATTTACAAAGGGATTACGCACGAAGTCAAACGATTTTGCCGATTTGAGCCAAATATACTCGAAACCACTCGACAAACCAGAAGAACTAAGCGACAGGTTCGATATGGTTGACAGGACGCGATACGGCGCTCCTGGATTCCCCATTTGACTTTTTCATTGAAAAATCATACTTGCACTATGAAATTTCAAGGATAACTAGATGATCCAGCGAACCACTGATTCCCAGCGACTGGAACAGATGATGGCGTTGTTTCCTGTCTCCGCCATTCTCGGGGCCCGCCAATGCGGCAAAACGACGCTGGCGAGGACCTTCGCTTCCGACCACTTCTTTGATCTCGAGAATCCCCGCCATCTTGCGCGCCTCGAGACACCGCAACTCACGCTTGAAGGGTTGAAGGGGCTGATCGTGATCGACGAAATCCAACGTCGGCCGAATCTATTCCCTCTGCTCCGCGTCCTTGTCGATTACCAAACCGATCAGCGATACCTGATCCTGGGCAGCGCATCACGTGATCTGATGCAGCAGAGCAGTGAAAGCCTTGCGGGCCGGATCGGGTACTATCATCTTGGGGGATTCCAACTTCAGGATGTTGATGACATGGAAACCCTTTGGCTGCGAGGAGGATACCCTCGGGCCTTTCTCGCTCCGGGTGACCATGAGGCCTTCCTCTGGATCGAACACTATGTCTCCACCTTTCTGGAGCGCGACATCCCGCAACTGGGCATCTCCATCCCCGCACCGACATTGCGCCGTTTCTGGACCATGATCAGCCACTACCACGGCCAGGAACTCAATTACTCCGAACTGGCCCGGTCCTTCGGCATTTCCGATATGACCGTGCGCAAGTATCTGGAGATTCTTGCCGGAACGTTCATGGTC contains the following coding sequences:
- a CDS encoding ATP-binding protein, with translation MIQRTTDSQRLEQMMALFPVSAILGARQCGKTTLARTFASDHFFDLENPRHLARLETPQLTLEGLKGLIVIDEIQRRPNLFPLLRVLVDYQTDQRYLILGSASRDLMQQSSESLAGRIGYYHLGGFQLQDVDDMETLWLRGGYPRAFLAPGDHEAFLWIEHYVSTFLERDIPQLGISIPAPTLRRFWTMISHYHGQELNYSELARSFGISDMTVRKYLEILAGTFMVRLLAPWSENLSKRLVKRPKIYLRDSGLFHGFMTIFSHEQLHTHPKLGASWEGFALENIAFALNKRNEELFFYRTHGGTELDLFWQHGGRNWGIEFKYADAPGRTKSLTTAMKDLNLSHAWIIYPGRESYSLAKDITVCSFKDIPVPWKYPDL